Proteins from one Impatiens glandulifera chromosome 2, dImpGla2.1, whole genome shotgun sequence genomic window:
- the LOC124925164 gene encoding non-specific lipid-transfer protein 1-like — MAASFLAFVVTMATIIIAPIAADINCQDLVPPLLPCLGYLTAVGPGTPSDGCCSAVLNVANLAIQSQPNLQGVCLCIESVATSSTFQINMDNAKALTKLCKLPIDIPISTTIDCAALTLPKSPPSAIATSPASGPSPV; from the exons aTGGCTGCTTCTTTTTTGGCTTTTGTTGTCACAATGGCTACAATAATAATTGCTCCCATTGCAGCTGACATAAACTGCCAAGACCTTGTTCCGCCGCTCCTTCCTTGTTTAGGCTATTTGACCGCGGTTGGACCCGGAACACCGAGCGATGGCTGTTGTTCGGCAGTTCTAAACGTAGCCAATCTCGCAATCCAATCTCAACCAAACCTACAAGGCGTGTGCCTGTGTATAGAATCAGTTGCGACTTCCTCAACTTTCCAAATTAACATGGACAATGCCAAGGCCCTCACCAAGCTATGCAAACTTCCAATCGATATTCCAATCTCCACCACCATCGACTGCGCAGC TCTTACCCTTCCAAAATCACCTCCATCGGCTATAGCAACTTCTCCAGCTTCGGGTCCAAGTCCCGTTTAA
- the LOC124927947 gene encoding probable membrane-associated kinase regulator 2, translating into MEAFSMLNFWRITPAAAAAAESTFEEQEQEEDEEIEDSFFDLEFGLPASKGTQTPADSIDDDSPTKLQTTKPLSPTSFLLTSPPKFPVFMLFKKSKCRREEVKSEEELEEVRISSILQGIQSPKRKYHKQNSISKKKKLLLGKDMLTRYAKLIKPLYVKVVSRRTYGESVKISDENTTTTTTTGKPSVANLCSPMRKSGDEKQGPISVPGAGLRVVCKQYLRKSLNGSSSSGMVPIPIPARRDDRLMEQHDGIQGAILHCKRSYNNSSSSSSSSGN; encoded by the coding sequence ATGGAAGCTTTCAGCATGCTCAACTTCTGGCGAATCACACccgctgctgctgctgctgctgaatCCACCTTtgaagaacaagaacaagaagaagatgaagaaatagaAGACTCATTCTTCGACTTAGAATTCGGACTCCCAGCTTCCAAAGGAACCCAGACTCCAGCAGATTCCATCGACGACGATTCTCCCACCAAGTTACAAACCACCAAGCCTCTCTCTCCCACCTCCTTCTTATTAACATCCCCTCCGAAATTTCCTGTCTTTATGCTCTTTAAGAAGTCCAAATGTCGACGTGAAGAAGTCAAATCTGAAGAGGAATTAGAAGAGGTCCGCATTTCGTCGATTCTACAGGGAATCCAAAGTCCAAAGAGGAAATACCATAAACAGAACTCAATctccaagaagaagaaactgTTGCTGGGTAAAGATATGCTCACTAGATACGCCAAACTAATTAAACCTCTGTACGTCAAAGTTGTTTCTAGACGTACGTACGGCGAGTCAGTCAAAATTTCAGACGAAAATACCACGACCACGACCACGACGGGGAAGCCTTCAGTTGCTAATTTATGTTCGCCGATGAGAAAATCAGGAGATGAGAAACAGGGTCCAATATCAGTTCCGGGTGCGGGTCTTAGAGTGGTATGTAAACAATATCTAAGGAAAAGCTTAAACGGGTCGTCGTCGTCTGGTATGGTTCCGATTCCGATTCCGGCGAGGAGAGATGACAGGTTGATGGAACAACATGATGGAATCCAGGGCGCAATTCTTCATTGCAAGAGATCTTACAACAACTCCTcctcatcatcatcgtcatctggtaattaa
- the LOC124925165 gene encoding non-specific lipid-transfer protein 1-like has protein sequence MAAMDLPNIGADIVCQDLIPSLLPCLTYLTAPGPAQPSTGCCSATLSITKIALQSQADLQGVCTCFKSVADSGSFQINFGNAKAITKLCNLPLNIPIDPSVDCTTLTLPKTPPSSVSVSAPAPALALAPSPVPSQVFDELFR, from the exons ATGGCTGCAATGGATCTTCCTAATATTGGTGCCGATATTGTTTGCCAGGACCTTATCCCTTCATTGCTTCCCTGTTTAACCTATTTGACCGCACCTGGACCTGCACAACCAAGTACCGGTTGTTGTTCTGCGACTTTAAGTATAACCAAAATTGCTCTTCAATCTCAAGCCGACCTACAGGGAGTGTGCACATGTTTCAAATCAGTCGCAGATTCAGGATCCTTCCAAATTAACTTTGGCAACGCCAAAGCCATCACCAAGCTTTGCAACCTGCCCCTTAATATCCCTATCGATCCCAGCGTCGACTGCACAAC tCTTACCCTTCCAAAGACTCCTCCATCTTCGGTTTCGGTTTCAGCTCCTGCTCCAGCTCTAGCTCTAGCTCCAAGTCCGGTACCTTCCCAAGTGTTTGATGAATTGTTTCGTTAG
- the LOC124924149 gene encoding uncharacterized protein LOC124924149 isoform X2 yields MDQKQFLLSALSVGVGVGVGLGLASGPTVSRWTGYGDSSAVGLTAEQIEQELSRLVIDGKESKVTFEKFPYYISERTRILLTSAAYVYLKNLDVSKYTRNLTPASRTILLSGPAELYQQMLAKALAQNFQAKLLILDVADFSLKMQSKYGCAKSQPGFKKSISEVTLSSLFGSSFSIFSPKDTNNKAPPTRTLSRQSSGVDLKSRALEGTNDPSIHSRRSSISSDLSTISSHCSSSSSSSSIPAQKRMSSWPFDEKMLLQSLYKILVSNSESGCIILYIRDIERLVFQSERLYKLLDRMLKKLSGSILVLGSRMLDVDDDCNEVDEKLSRLFPYNIEIKAPEDESHLVSWKAQLEEDMKVIQFQDNKNHIAEVLASNDLECDDLASICHADTLILSNYIEEIVISAISFHLMNNKNPEYRNGKLVISSSSLSHGLSIFQDGKGCGRDTLKLEANAESSKESEAEKNNEKDGEKKAPEVTPDNEFEKRIRPEVIPANEVGVTFADIGAMDEIKESLQELVMLPLRRPDLFKGGGLLKPCRGILLFGPPGTGKTMLAKAIANEAGASFINVSMSTITSKWFGEDEKNVRALFTLAGKVSPTIVFVDEVDSMLGQRTRVGEHEAMRKIKNEFMTHWDGLLTKPTERILVLAATNRPFDLDEAIIRRFERRIMVSLPSVENREMILKTLLSKEKVGDLDYKELAVMTEGYSGSDLKNLCVTAAYRPVRELLQQEKLKDKEKKKVEADGQSSEVAPDKAKEEEKEEKVIILRPLNMEDMRQAKNQVAASFATEGSVMSELKQWNDLYGEGGSRKKQQLTYFL; encoded by the exons ATGGACCAGAAGCAGTTTCTATTGTCGGCATTGAGCGTCGGAGTTGGTGTCGGAGTTGGTCTTGGCCTCGCTTCCGGTCCAACAGTTAGCAGATGGACCGGCTACGGCGATTCGTCAGCCGTCGGACTTACGGCGGAGCAAATTGAGCAGGAGTTGTCACGACTCGTCATAGACGGAAAAGAAAGTAAGGTCACGTTTGAGAAATTTCCGTATTATATCAG TGAGCGGACGAGAATTTTATTGACTAGCGCAGCTTATGTATATTTGAAGAACTTGGATGTTTCCAAGTACACTCGGAATCTAACTCCGGCCAGTAGGACTATTTTGCTCTCAGGACCTGCtg AACTTTATCAACAAATGCTCGCAAAGGCTCTTGCTCAAAACTTCCAAGCAAAGCTGTTAATACTAGACGTAGCAGATTTCTCTCTTAAG ATGCAGAGCAAATACGGTTGTGCCAAATCTCAGCCT GGTTTCAAGAAGTCGATTTCGGAGGTGACGTTGTCTAGCTTGTTCGGCTCCTCCTTCTCTATTTTTTCACCCAAGGATACTAACAACAAAG CACCTCCTACTCGCACCTTATCCAGGCAGAGCAGCGGAGTAGATCTGAAATCAAG AGCTCTTGAAGGTACTAATGATCCATCAATTCATAGTAGAAGATCCTCTATCTCTTCTGATTTAAGTACCATCAGCTCCCActgctcttcttcttcgtcgTCCTCTTCTATTCCAG CGCAAAAGCGAATGAGCAGCTGGCCTTTTGATGAAAAGATGTTATTGCAATCGCTATACAAG ATTTTGGTTTCGAACTCGGAAAGTGGATGTATAATTCTATACATCAGGGATATTGAGAGGCTTGTCTTTCAATCGGAAAGGCTGTACAAACTGTTGGATAGAATGCTAAAGAAATTATCGGGATCGATTTTGGTACTTGGCTCTCGGATGTTGGATGTGGACGATGATTGCAATGAAGTGGACGAGAAACTCTCCCGTTTGTTTCCTTACAATATTGAAATAAAGGCACCGGAAGACGAGAGCCATCTTGTAAGCTGGAAAGCCCAGCTGGAGGAGGACATGAAGGTTATCCAGTTTCAGGATAATAAAAATCACATTGCTGAAGTCCTTGCATCTAACGATCTTGAATGCGATGATCTTGCCTCCATCTGCCATGCAGATACTTTGATCCTCAGTAACTATATTGAAGAAATAGTTATATCGGCCATATCATTCCACTTGATGAATAACAAGAATCCTGAATACAGGAATGGGAAGCTTGTGATATCATCGTCAAG CTTATCACATGGATTGAGCATCTTCCAGGATGGTAAAGGCTGTGGGAGAGATACTCTCAAGCTGGAGGCTAATGCTGAATCATCAaag GAATCTGAAGCCGAGAAAAACAATGAGAAAGATGGAGAGAAAAAAGCACCT GAAGTTACACCTGACAATGAATTTGAGAAACGGATAAGGCCGGAAGTGATCCCAGCCAATGAGGTTGGAGTGACATTCGCTGATATTGGTGCGATGGATGAGATAAAAGAATCACTTCAGGAATTGGTTATGCTTCCTCTTCGACGACCCGATCTATTCAAAGGGGGAGGCCTTCTTAAGCCTTGTAGAGGAATACTTCTTTTCGGACCTCCAGGAACTGGAAAAACTATGCTTGCTAAAGCTATTGCCAATGAAGCTGGTGCAAGTTTCATCAACGTCTCAATGTCAACCATCACGTCCAAATGGTTTGGGGAAGACGAGAAGAATGTCCGAGCACTCTTCACTCTTGCTGGAAAGGTTTCTCCTACTATTGTATTTGTGGATGAAGTCGATAGCATGCTTGGCCAACGGACCAGAGTTGGAGAGCATGAGGCTATGAGGAAAATCAAGAACGAGTTCATGACACATTGGGATGGACTTTTGACTAAACCCACAGAGCGCATTCTTGTTCTTGCCGCCACAAATAGGCCATTTGATCTCGATGAAGCAATTATTAGGCGGTTCGAGCGCAG AATTATGGTTAGCCTCCCATCAGTGGAGAACAGGGAAATGATACTGAAAACTCTTCTGTCAAAGGAAAAAGTAGGAGATCTTGACTATAAGGAGCTTGCAGTCATGACAGAAGGATATAGTGGGAGCGAccttaag AATCTTTGCGTCACAGCAGCGTATCGACCTGTTAGGGAGTTACTACAACAAGAGAAGCTAAAAGACAAG GAGAAGAAAAAAGTGGAAGCTGATGGACAGAGTTCAGAAGTTGCACCGGACAAAGCAAaagaagaggaaaaagaggAAAAAGTAATCATCCTCAGGCCATTAAACATGGAAGACATGAGACAAGCTAAGAATCAG GTTGCTGCAAGTTTTGCAACGGAAGGATCGGTAATGAGTGAACTGAAACAATGGAATGACTTGTATGGAGAAGGAGGATCAAGGAAGAAGCAGCAATTAACTTACTTCCTTtaa
- the LOC124924149 gene encoding uncharacterized protein LOC124924149 isoform X1, with protein MDQKQFLLSALSVGVGVGVGLGLASGPTVSRWTGYGDSSAVGLTAEQIEQELSRLVIDGKESKVTFEKFPYYISERTRILLTSAAYVYLKNLDVSKYTRNLTPASRTILLSGPAELYQQMLAKALAQNFQAKLLILDVADFSLKMQSKYGCAKSQPGFKKSISEVTLSSLFGSSFSIFSPKDTNNKAPPTRTLSRQSSGVDLKSSRALEGTNDPSIHSRRSSISSDLSTISSHCSSSSSSSSIPAQKRMSSWPFDEKMLLQSLYKILVSNSESGCIILYIRDIERLVFQSERLYKLLDRMLKKLSGSILVLGSRMLDVDDDCNEVDEKLSRLFPYNIEIKAPEDESHLVSWKAQLEEDMKVIQFQDNKNHIAEVLASNDLECDDLASICHADTLILSNYIEEIVISAISFHLMNNKNPEYRNGKLVISSSSLSHGLSIFQDGKGCGRDTLKLEANAESSKESEAEKNNEKDGEKKAPEVTPDNEFEKRIRPEVIPANEVGVTFADIGAMDEIKESLQELVMLPLRRPDLFKGGGLLKPCRGILLFGPPGTGKTMLAKAIANEAGASFINVSMSTITSKWFGEDEKNVRALFTLAGKVSPTIVFVDEVDSMLGQRTRVGEHEAMRKIKNEFMTHWDGLLTKPTERILVLAATNRPFDLDEAIIRRFERRIMVSLPSVENREMILKTLLSKEKVGDLDYKELAVMTEGYSGSDLKNLCVTAAYRPVRELLQQEKLKDKEKKKVEADGQSSEVAPDKAKEEEKEEKVIILRPLNMEDMRQAKNQVAASFATEGSVMSELKQWNDLYGEGGSRKKQQLTYFL; from the exons ATGGACCAGAAGCAGTTTCTATTGTCGGCATTGAGCGTCGGAGTTGGTGTCGGAGTTGGTCTTGGCCTCGCTTCCGGTCCAACAGTTAGCAGATGGACCGGCTACGGCGATTCGTCAGCCGTCGGACTTACGGCGGAGCAAATTGAGCAGGAGTTGTCACGACTCGTCATAGACGGAAAAGAAAGTAAGGTCACGTTTGAGAAATTTCCGTATTATATCAG TGAGCGGACGAGAATTTTATTGACTAGCGCAGCTTATGTATATTTGAAGAACTTGGATGTTTCCAAGTACACTCGGAATCTAACTCCGGCCAGTAGGACTATTTTGCTCTCAGGACCTGCtg AACTTTATCAACAAATGCTCGCAAAGGCTCTTGCTCAAAACTTCCAAGCAAAGCTGTTAATACTAGACGTAGCAGATTTCTCTCTTAAG ATGCAGAGCAAATACGGTTGTGCCAAATCTCAGCCT GGTTTCAAGAAGTCGATTTCGGAGGTGACGTTGTCTAGCTTGTTCGGCTCCTCCTTCTCTATTTTTTCACCCAAGGATACTAACAACAAAG CACCTCCTACTCGCACCTTATCCAGGCAGAGCAGCGGAGTAGATCTGAAATCAAG TAGAGCTCTTGAAGGTACTAATGATCCATCAATTCATAGTAGAAGATCCTCTATCTCTTCTGATTTAAGTACCATCAGCTCCCActgctcttcttcttcgtcgTCCTCTTCTATTCCAG CGCAAAAGCGAATGAGCAGCTGGCCTTTTGATGAAAAGATGTTATTGCAATCGCTATACAAG ATTTTGGTTTCGAACTCGGAAAGTGGATGTATAATTCTATACATCAGGGATATTGAGAGGCTTGTCTTTCAATCGGAAAGGCTGTACAAACTGTTGGATAGAATGCTAAAGAAATTATCGGGATCGATTTTGGTACTTGGCTCTCGGATGTTGGATGTGGACGATGATTGCAATGAAGTGGACGAGAAACTCTCCCGTTTGTTTCCTTACAATATTGAAATAAAGGCACCGGAAGACGAGAGCCATCTTGTAAGCTGGAAAGCCCAGCTGGAGGAGGACATGAAGGTTATCCAGTTTCAGGATAATAAAAATCACATTGCTGAAGTCCTTGCATCTAACGATCTTGAATGCGATGATCTTGCCTCCATCTGCCATGCAGATACTTTGATCCTCAGTAACTATATTGAAGAAATAGTTATATCGGCCATATCATTCCACTTGATGAATAACAAGAATCCTGAATACAGGAATGGGAAGCTTGTGATATCATCGTCAAG CTTATCACATGGATTGAGCATCTTCCAGGATGGTAAAGGCTGTGGGAGAGATACTCTCAAGCTGGAGGCTAATGCTGAATCATCAaag GAATCTGAAGCCGAGAAAAACAATGAGAAAGATGGAGAGAAAAAAGCACCT GAAGTTACACCTGACAATGAATTTGAGAAACGGATAAGGCCGGAAGTGATCCCAGCCAATGAGGTTGGAGTGACATTCGCTGATATTGGTGCGATGGATGAGATAAAAGAATCACTTCAGGAATTGGTTATGCTTCCTCTTCGACGACCCGATCTATTCAAAGGGGGAGGCCTTCTTAAGCCTTGTAGAGGAATACTTCTTTTCGGACCTCCAGGAACTGGAAAAACTATGCTTGCTAAAGCTATTGCCAATGAAGCTGGTGCAAGTTTCATCAACGTCTCAATGTCAACCATCACGTCCAAATGGTTTGGGGAAGACGAGAAGAATGTCCGAGCACTCTTCACTCTTGCTGGAAAGGTTTCTCCTACTATTGTATTTGTGGATGAAGTCGATAGCATGCTTGGCCAACGGACCAGAGTTGGAGAGCATGAGGCTATGAGGAAAATCAAGAACGAGTTCATGACACATTGGGATGGACTTTTGACTAAACCCACAGAGCGCATTCTTGTTCTTGCCGCCACAAATAGGCCATTTGATCTCGATGAAGCAATTATTAGGCGGTTCGAGCGCAG AATTATGGTTAGCCTCCCATCAGTGGAGAACAGGGAAATGATACTGAAAACTCTTCTGTCAAAGGAAAAAGTAGGAGATCTTGACTATAAGGAGCTTGCAGTCATGACAGAAGGATATAGTGGGAGCGAccttaag AATCTTTGCGTCACAGCAGCGTATCGACCTGTTAGGGAGTTACTACAACAAGAGAAGCTAAAAGACAAG GAGAAGAAAAAAGTGGAAGCTGATGGACAGAGTTCAGAAGTTGCACCGGACAAAGCAAaagaagaggaaaaagaggAAAAAGTAATCATCCTCAGGCCATTAAACATGGAAGACATGAGACAAGCTAAGAATCAG GTTGCTGCAAGTTTTGCAACGGAAGGATCGGTAATGAGTGAACTGAAACAATGGAATGACTTGTATGGAGAAGGAGGATCAAGGAAGAAGCAGCAATTAACTTACTTCCTTtaa
- the LOC124927810 gene encoding reticulon-like protein B1: protein MADHVEEERETFIEKIADKIHDHDSSSSSSDSDDDTKNPTAHSSAFQTKVFRLFGREKPVHKVLGGGKSADVLLWRNKKVSATVVGFATAVYVLFELLQYHLLTLTCHLLILVLAVLFLWSNISSFINRPPPEIPDFHISEDIIRGVVSTLRAEINCALNVIRDILSGRELKKFLAVVAGLWVISVIGAWSNFLTLSYIVFVLLHTVPFFYEKHEDRVDPLAEKAFIELKKQYAVFDAKVLSKIPKGPLKDKKHA, encoded by the exons ATGGCCGATCACGTTGAAGAAGAGCGAGAGACATTCATTGAGAAGATCGCTGACAAGATTCACGATCACGattcttcttcgtcttcttccGATTCCGACGACGATACGAAGAACCCTACCGCCCATTCTTCTGCTTTCCAGACCAAGGTCTTTCGTCTCTTTGGAAGAGAGAAACCTGTACACAAAGTTTTGGGCGGTGGAAAAT CTGCTGATGTTCTTCTGTGGAGAAACAAAAAAGTATCAGCTACTGTGGTTGGCTTTGCCACTGCTGTATATGTTCTCTTTGAATTGCTCCAGTATCATTTGCTCACACTTACATGTCATCTATTGATACTTGTCTTGGCAGTCCTTTTCTTATGGTCCAATATTTCCTCTTTTATCAACAG GCCTCCACCAGAAATTCCAGATTTCCACATCTCTGAAGATATTATTCGTGGGGTTGTGTCCACTTTGAGAGCAGAAATTAACTGTGCTCTTAATGTTATTCGTGATATATTATCTGGAAGGGAATTGAAGAAGTTTCTTGCT GTTGTTGCTGGCTTGTGGGTGATCTCAGTGATTGGTGCTTGGTCCAACTTTCTAACCTTATCCTATATAG TATTTGTGTTGCTGCATACTGTGCCTTTCTTTTACGAAAAGCACGAGGATCGTGTGGACCCACTTGCTGAGAAGGCGTTTATTGAGTTAAAGAAGCAATATGCAGTTTTTGATGCCAAAGTTCTGAGTAAGATCCCAAAAGGGCCATTGAAAGACAAGAAGCATGCTTAG